From Corvus moneduloides isolate bCorMon1 chromosome 4, bCorMon1.pri, whole genome shotgun sequence, one genomic window encodes:
- the MAFF gene encoding transcription factor MafF: MAADGLSSKALKVKRELGENTPLLSDEELMGLSVRELNHHLRGLSKEEVARLKQRRRTLKNRGYAASCRVKRVCQKEELQKQKMELEWEVDKLARENAAMRLELDTLRGKYEALQGFARTVATHGHPAKVATASVITIVKSGTNQAAYS, encoded by the exons ATGGCTGCGGACGGGCTCTCCAGCAAGGCATTGAAG GTGAAGCGGGAGCTGGGGGAGAACACTCCACTGCTGTCGGATGAGGAGCTGATGGGGCTGTCAGTGCGGGAACTCAACCACCACCTGCGGGGCCTCTCCAAGGAGGAGGTGGCGAGGCTGAAGCAGCGTCGTCGGACGCTGAAGAACCGGGGTTATGCTGCCAGCTGCCGGGTGAAGCGCGTCTGCCAGAAGGAAgagctgcaaaagcagaagaTGGAGCTGGAGTGGGAGGTGGACAAGCTGGCCCGGGAGAACGCTGCCATGCGCCTGGAGCTTGACACCCTCCGTGGCAAGTACGAGGCCCTGCAGGGCTTCGCCCGCACTGTGGCCACTCATGGGCACCCTGCCAAGGTGGCTACCGCCAGTGTCATCACCATCGTCAAGTCCGGCACCAACCAGGCCGCCTACTCCTAG